From a single Lolium rigidum isolate FL_2022 chromosome 7, APGP_CSIRO_Lrig_0.1, whole genome shotgun sequence genomic region:
- the LOC124673785 gene encoding vacuolar-sorting receptor 7-like: MAMQGRRLAAVLCLVLATASVASARFIVEKNSVKVVSPHSLRGRHEAAIANYGVPDYGGTLTGVVLYPADAKLANGCKPFDAAAPFKSRSGRPVVLLVDRGGCFFALKTWNAQQAGAAAVLVADSVEEPLLTMDTPEEETPDMAFLANITAPSALITKTFGDALRAAASKNGDEEVVVRLDWRESMPNPDDRVEYEFWTNSNDECGPRCDEQAAFVSAFRGHAQLLEKAGDALFTPHYITWFCPSQFAGTRQCASQCINHGRYCAPDPEGDLGAGYEGKDVVLENLRQLCVHRVANARNASWVWWDFVTDYRVRCSMKERKYSRECAEEVVASLGLPAEMIAECMGDPEADVDNDVLKTEQIVQVGQGNRGDVTILPTLVINNVQYRGKLESTAVLKAICAGYKETTEPRVCLTQDMETDECLKNNGGCWRDEKTNVTACKDTYRGRTCECPVVDGVQYEGDGYKECKAVGPGRCAVDNGGCWKDTRHGKTFSACAGSESLSGCKCPPGFRGDGITCEDVDECGEKLSCSCPHCSCRNTWGGHHCRCKGDDLVYIKDQDTCVAKNTSSLGWTVVLLVLACLVGAGAAGFAFYKYRLRSYMDSEVAAIMSQYMPLESHSSENRPLREEAQEA; this comes from the exons ATGGCGATGCAAGGAAGGAGGCTCGCGGCCGTGTTGTGTCTCGTTCTAGCCACGGCGAGCGTGGCGTCGGCCCGGTTCATCGTGGAGAAGAACAGCGTGAAGGTGGTGTCGCCGCACTCGCTCCGGGGCCGCCACGAGGCCGCGATCGCCAACTACGGCGTCCCGGACTACGGCGGCACGCTGACCGGCGTGGTGCTGTACCCGGCCGACGCGAAGCTGGCGAACGGGTGCAAGCCTTTCGACGCGGCGGCGCCGTTCAAGTCGCGGTCCGGTCgccccgtggtgctcctggtgGACCGCGGCGGCTGCTTCTTCGCGCTCAAGACGTGGAACGCGCAgcaggcgggcgcggcggcggtgctggTGGCGGACAGCGTCGAGGAGCCGCTGCTGACGATGGACACGCCCGAGGAGGAGACCCCCGACATGGCCTTCCTCGCCAACATCACCGCCCCCTCGGCGCTCATCACGAAGACCTTCGGCGacgccctccgcgccgccgcctccaagaacggcgacgaggaggtggtGGTGCGGCTCGACTGGCGCGAGTCGATGCCGAACCCGGACGACCGGGTGGAGTACGAGTTCTGGACCAACAGCAACGACGAGTGCGGCCCGCGGTGCGACGAGCAGGCGGCGTTCGTGTCGGCGTTCCGCGGCCACGCGCAGCTGCTGGAGAAGGCCGGCGACGCGCTCTTCACCCCGCACTACATCACCTGGTTCTGCCCGTCCCAGTTCGCCGGCACGCGGCAGTGCGCGTCGCAGTGCATCAACCACGGCCGGTACTGCGCGCCGGACCCGGAGGGGGACCTGGGGGCCGGGTACGAGGGCAAGGACGTGGTGTTGGAGAACCTCCGGCAGCTGTGCGTGCACCGCGTGGCCAACGCCCGGAACGCGTCGTGGGTGTGGTGGGACTTCGTCACCGACTACCGCGTCCGGTGCTCCATGAAGGAGAGGAAGTACTCGCGGGAGTGCGCCgaggaggtggtggcgtcgcTGGGCCTGCCGGCGGAGATGATCGCCGAGTGCATGGGCGACCCCGAGGCCGACGTCGACAACGACGTGCTCAAGACGGAGCAGATCGTGCAGGTCGGGCAGGGGAACCGTGGGGACGTCACCATCTTGCCCACGCTCGTCATCAACAATGTGCAGTACCGCG GGAAACTGGAGAGCACGGCCGTTCTGAAGGCGATCTGCGCCGGATACAAGGAGACCACCGAGCCCCGTGTCTGCTTGACGCAAG ATATGGAAACCGACGAGTGCCTGAAGAACAACGGCGGCTGCTGGCGCGACGAGAAGACCAACGTCACCGCCTGCAAGGACACGTACCGGGGGCGGACCTGCGAGTGCCCGGTGGTGGACGGCGTGCAGTACGAAGGGGACGGGTACAAGGAGTGCAAGGCCGTCGGGCCGGGGCGGTGCGCGGTGGACAACGGCGGGTGCTGGAAGGACACCAGGCACGGCAAGACCTTCTCCGCCTGCGCGGGCTCCGAGTCGCTCAGCGGGTGCAAGTGCCCGCCGGGGTTCAGGGGCGACGGCATCACCTGCGAAG ACGTGGACGAGTGCGGCGAGAAGCTCTCCTGCTCCTGCCCGCACTGCTCCTGCCGGAACACCTGGGGCGGCCACCACTGCAGGTGCAAGGGCGACGACCTCGTCTACATCAAGGACCAGGACACCTGCGTGGCGAAGAACACGTCGTCGCTCGGGTGGACGGTGGTGCTGCTGGTGCTCGCGTGCCTCGTCGGCGCCGGAGCCGCCGGGTTCGCCTTCTACAAGTACAGGCTCAGG TCGTACATGGATTCAGAGGTAGCGGCGATCATGTCGCAGTACATGCCTCTCGAGAGCCACAGCAGCGAGAACCGGCCACTGAGGGAGGAGGCTCAGGAAGCATAG
- the LOC124673784 gene encoding multiple RNA-binding domain-containing protein 1-like: MSSRLCVKNLPKGADEKRLREVFSRKGEVTDAKVIRTKDGKSRHLAFIGFRTNEEAAEALKYFNNTYIDTSKITCEVARKIGDPDAPRPWSRHSLKKPEYNSKDKAETVDANTPLKSSKGKGTSVDAGGSKGSLANDPKFEEFLQVMQPRSKAKMWANDTTGTLDVADKDNTLVAKKLLKSTAAVSGNDSSSDNDSSSEDDFEEKIINDFPSKDASEKLQSGSKQDNNISDVDFLKSKIRKNWSDSESDDEDSGDQLGSSSDDEEPSNELVDANERGQVVDQKGNLNQKNNVDKKAPMEVSDMEEVEDPDNQDGEHIDTQQKDEKHANQETEDVEAASATDEKKLALETGRLYICNLSYATTEDDLVELCSQYGDVEQAHIVVDKTTKLSTGRGYVLFSLPDSAVRALGELDNFSFQGRLLRVKAAKPLNNKPFDHFVVDEKMSLKQQKLEQKKASEIGGDTRAWNSFYMRQDTVVENIARKNGISKSELLHREADDLAVRIALGETHVIAETKKHLARSGVNVAALEENTSKRNEKLKRSNHVILVKNLPFNSSEEDLAAMFQKHGSLDKIILPPTRVFALVVFVEATEARHAFKKLLYTRYKDTPLYLEWAPDNILSPTSTHVEEEEMNTIGERIITKAIVDQTVEGVSAEEIDPDRVESRSVFVKNLNFKTTDESLKQHFSTKLKTGSLKSATVKKHIKKGKNVSMGFGFVEFDSVETATSVCKDLQGTVLDGHALILQLCHGRKDGQSAKKNEKDKSSTKLLVRNVAFEATEKDLRQLFSPFGQLKSLRLPMKFGSHRGFAFVEFVTKQEAQNALQALASTHLYGRHLVIERAKEGETLEELRARTAAQFVDEQSGFQRMSKKRKQTSLMDEGSVKFSRIVE, translated from the exons AT GTCGTCGCGGCTGTGCGTGAAGAACCTGCCCAAGGGCGCCGACGAGAAGCGGCTGCGGGAGGTTTTCTCTCGGAAGGGCGAGGTGACCGACGCCAAGGTCATCCGAACcaa GGATGGAAAGAGCAGGCATCTTGCATTTATTGGTTTCAGAACCAATGAAGAGGcagcggaggctctcaagtatttCAACAACACATACATTGACACTTCTAAGATCACATGTGAG GTTGCTCGTAAGATTGGTGACCCTGATGCTCCTCGCCCTTGGAGCCGTCATTCCTTGAAGAAGCCTGAATATAACAGTAAAGATAAGGCGGAAACTGTGGATGCTAACACACCGCTGAAAAGTTCCAAAGGCAAAGGAACATCTGTTGATGCGGGGGGTTCTAAAGGCAGTTTAGCTAATGATCCCAAGTTCGAAGAGTTTCTTCAAGTTATGCAGCCCCGTTCTAAAGCAAAGATGTGGGCAAATGACACAACAGGCACCCTTGATGTTGCTGACAAAGATAACACCCTAGTAGCTAAGAAGCTTCTGAAGAGTACTGCTGCAGTCTCTGGAAACGATTCATCTTCTGACAATGATTCATCTTCTGAAGATGATTTTGAGGAGAAAATAATAAATGATTTTCCCTCAAAAGATGCTTCGGAAAAGCTACAATCTGGAAGTAAACAAGACAACAATATAAGCGATGTGGACTTCTTGAAGAGTAAAATTAGAAAAAACTGGTCAGATTCCGAATCTGATGATGAAGATTCTGGTGATCAGTTGGGTAGCAGTtctgatgatgaagaaccatctaATGAATTAGTTGATGCAAATGAAAGGGGTCAGGTGGTGGATCAGAAGGGTAATCTGAACCAGAAGAATAATGTAGATAAGAAAGCACCCATGGAAGTTAGTGACATGGAAGAGGTGGAAGATCCTGACAACCAAGACGGTGAACATATTGACACCCAAcaaaaagatgaaaaacacgccAATCAAGAAACAGAAGATGTTGAAGCCGCTTCAGCTACTGATGAAAAGAAGCTGGCACTGGAGACTGGCCGTTTATATATCTGCAATCTTTCATATGCAACTAC TGAAGATGATCTGGTTGAGCTATGCAGCCAGTATGGTGATGTTGAGCAGGCACATATTGTTGTCGATAAAACCACTAAGCTCTCAACAGGCAGAGGTTATGTGCTTTTTAGCCTTCCAGACTCAGCAGTCAG GGCACTAGGTGAATTAGACAACTTCAGTTTTCAGGGGCGACTATTACGTGTAAAGGCTGCTAAACCACTAAATAATAAGCCGTTTGA TCATTTTGTTGTCGACGAGAAAATGAGTCTGAAGCAGCAAAAGTTGGAACAAAAGAAAGCTTCTGAAATTGGTGGGGATACCAGAGCATGGAACAGCTTTTATATGCGTCAAGATACT GTTGTTGAGAATATAGCAAGGAAGAATGGTATAAGTAAGAGTGAGTTACTTCATAGGGAAGCGGATGACCTTGCTGTCCGTATCGCTCTTGGTGAGACACATGTCATTGCGGAGACCAAGAAGCATCTGGCTAGGTCTGGAGTTAATGTTGCTGCCTTGGAAGAAAATACTTCCAAAAGAAACGAGAAGTTGAAAAGAAGCAACCATGTAATACTGGTAAAAAACTTGCCATTTAATTCTTCTGAAGAAGATCTCGCTGCGATGTTTCAGAAACATGGAAGTTTGGATAAAATCATTCTCCCTCCAACAAGAGTATTTGCCTTG GTAGTCTTTGTTGAAGCAACAGAAGCTCGTCACGCTTTCAAAAAATTGCTGTACACACGATACAA GGATACTCCACTGTATTTGGAATGGGCACCTGACAATATTTTATCTCCTACCTCAACACACGTGGAAGAGGAGGAAATGAATACCATTGGTGAGAGGATTATTACAAAAGCTATTGTAGATCAAACTGTGGAAGGAGTGAGTGCTGAGGAGATTGATCCTGATAGGGTGGAG TCTCGATCTGTATTTGTCAAGAATTTGAATTTCAAGACTACAGATGAATCCTTAAAGCAGCATTTCAGTACAAAATTGAAAACCGGGAGTCTTAAAAGTGCAACG GTGAAAAAACATATTAAGAAAGGCAAGAATGTTTCGATGGGATTTGGCTTCGTTGAGTTTGATTCAGTTGAAACTGCAACAAGTGTGTGCAAAGATCTACAG GGGACAGTTTTGGATGGGCATGCTCTGATCTTGCAACTGTGCCATGGGAGAAAGGATGGTCAGAGTGCGAAGAAAAATGAAAAGGATAAGAGTTCAACAAAACTTCTTGTGCGAAATGTAGCATTCGAAGCGACTGAAAAGGATTTGAGGCAATTATTTAGTCCATTTGGCCAG ctcaaaagcCTCAGGCTGCCTATGAAGTTTGGAAGTCACAGGGGTTTTGCTTTTGTTGAATTCGTCACGAAGCAAGAGGCACAGAACGCCCTGCAAGCCCTTGCGAGCACCCATCTTTACGGCAGACACCTG GTGATTGAGCGGGCAAAAGAGGGAGAGACCCTTGAAGAGTTGAGGGCAAGAACTGCCGCTCAGTTCGTGGATGAACAGAGCGGTTTCCAGAGGATGTCCAAGAAGAGGAAACAAACTAGTCTGATGGACGAAGGCTCTGTCAAGTTTTCAAGGATAGTAGAGTAA